A single Lolium perenne isolate Kyuss_39 chromosome 6, Kyuss_2.0, whole genome shotgun sequence DNA region contains:
- the LOC127308334 gene encoding endoglucanase 5 — protein MSDVTVRLVLAAAVMAVSLVMASSASTSSSSPSAPSHDYGDALRKSLLYFEAQRSGRLPYNQRVRWRGHSGLTDGLEQGVDLVGGYYDAGDHVKFGLPMAFTVTMLSWSIIEYGDQVAAAGELVHALQSIKWGTDYFIKAHTAPNELWTQVGDGDSDHYCWQRPEDMTTSRRAYKVDAEHPGSEVAAETAAAMAAASVVFRNAGDAHYAHLLLHHAQQLFEFADKYRGRYHESVRVVKSFYPSSSGYKDELLWAALWLHRATGSRRYLDYAVDNADDFGGTGWGVSEFSWDIKYSGLQVLASKLLLEEKDLSSEQRLVLEQYRSKAEFYVCSNMNKNPGGAARNAPRTPAGLLFIRAWNNLQYVTNAAFLITVHSDLLSSLGEPLRCLPDDDADTSDTGGEAAAEVVVPAAEVLAFAKFQADYILGTNPAETSYLVGYGEKYPRQVHHRAASTASVKQEKGFIGCAQGFDDWYSAGGDNPHDLVGAVVGGPDGKDRFRDERGMYIHTEACTYNTAPMIGVLSRFMEIQRQQGEQDL, from the exons ATGAGCGATGTCACCGTCAGGTTGGTGCTGGCCGCCGCCGTCATGGCGGTGTCGCTGGTGATGGCCTCGTCGGCCTCGACCTCATCATCATCACCGTCTGCGCCATCGCACGACTACGGCGACGCGCTGCGGAAGAGCCTGCTCTACTTCGAAGCGCAGCGGTCGGGCCGGCTCCCGTACAACCAGCGGGTGCGGTGGCGTGGCCACTCGGGCCTCACCGACGGGCTGGAGCAGGGGGTGGACCTGGTGGGCGGGTACTACGACGCCGGCGACCACGTCAAGTTCGGCCTGCCCATGGCCTTCACCGTCACCAtgctgtcctggagcatcatcgaGTACGGCGACCAGGTGGCCGCCGCCGGGGAGCTCGTCCACGCGCTGCAGTCCATCAAGTGGGGCACCGACTACTTCATCAAGGCCCACACCGCGCCTAACGAGCTCTGGACCCAGGTCGGggacggcgactccgaccactacTGCTGGCAGCGACCCGAGGACATGACCACGTCGCGCCGGGCCTACAAGGTGGACGCCGAGCACCCGGGGTCGGAGGTCGCCGCCGAGACCGCCGCAGCCATGGCCGCCGCGTCCGTCGTCTTCCGGAACGCCGGCGACGCCCACTACgcgcacctcctcctccaccacgcgCAGCAG TTGTTCGAGTTCGCCGACAAGTACAGGGGAAGGTACCACGAGAGCGTCCGGGTGGTGAAGAGCTTCTACCCGTCGTCGAGCGGGTACAAGGACGAGCTGCTGTGGGCGGCGCTGTGGCTGCACCGTGCCACCGGAAGCCGCCGGTACCTCGACTACGCCGTCGACAACGCCGACGACTTCGGCGGCACCGGCTGGGGCGTCTCGGAGTTCAGctgggacatcaagtactccggcCTTCAGGTCCTCGCCTCCAAG TTGCTGCTGGAGGAGAAGGACCTGAGCTCGGAGCAGCGCTTGGTGCTTGAGCAGTACCGTTCCAAGGCAGAGTTCTACGTGTGCTCCAACATGAACAAGAACCCCGGCGGCGCCGCCCGCAACGCCCCGCGCACCCCGGCGGGCCTCCTCTTCATCCGGGCCTGGAACAACCTCCAGTACGTGACCAACGCCGCGTTCCTCATCACCGTGCACTCCGACCTCCTCTCCTCTCTCGGCGAGCCTCTCCGGTGCCTCCCGGACGACGACGCCGACACCTCCGACACcggcggcgaggcggcggcggaggtggtcGTCCCCGCCGCAGAGGTGCTGGCGTTCGCCAAGTTCCAGGCGGACTACATCCTGGGCACGAACCCCGCGGAGACGAGCTACCTGGTCGGGTACGGCGAGaagtacccgcggcaggtgcaccACCGGGCGGCGTCGACGGCGTCGGTGAAGCAGGAGAAGGGGTTCATCGGGTGCGCGCAGGGGTTCGACGACTGGTACAGCGCCGGCGGGGACAACCCGCACGACCTCGTCGGCGCCGTCGTCGGCGGGCCGGACGGGAAGGACAGATTCAGGGACGAGCGCGGCATGTACATACATACGGAGGCCTGCACGTACAACACGGCGCCCATGATCGGGGTGTTGTCCAGGTTCATGGAGATCCAGAGGCAGCAGGGGGAACAAGACCTGTGA